Proteins from a genomic interval of Marinitoga sp. 1197:
- the fliM gene encoding flagellar motor switch protein FliM, which produces MPPDNETLSQEEIDALLHAMEAGSLAVSNVSEEEDIMANVREYNFRRPMKFSKEQLRTLQLIHENYARDVSTYLSSRARSYVNVTFASVDQITFSEFQQSLTSPTFISVFSTDILPGSAVFQMGLDIGYVLVDKLLGGPGIPLETLRTPTELELAILRKEGLSLIKALSKAWATIVPFDTILEKTEFNPQFVQIAAPNEMTVLITLSINFRDIQGFINVCWPSSLLEPINEKLTTRLWSPDRKTTQKQIEKLKNSVLMTKADVKAILGETTIQLGDFINIDVGDVIRLNAFNDEPINITIQDTPVFKGIPGVHKGHYAVKIEKEDPELLEKVLVERYLKSLQ; this is translated from the coding sequence ATGCCTCCAGATAATGAAACATTGTCACAAGAGGAAATAGATGCGTTATTGCATGCTATGGAGGCAGGGTCGTTAGCTGTTTCCAATGTAAGTGAAGAAGAAGATATTATGGCTAATGTTCGGGAATATAATTTCCGAAGACCAATGAAGTTCTCAAAAGAGCAATTGAGAACATTGCAACTTATTCATGAAAATTATGCAAGAGATGTATCAACATATCTTTCTTCACGTGCAAGATCATATGTAAATGTAACCTTTGCAAGTGTTGATCAAATCACATTTAGTGAATTTCAACAATCTTTGACAAGTCCGACATTTATATCTGTTTTTTCTACGGATATATTACCTGGAAGTGCAGTATTTCAAATGGGGTTGGATATAGGATATGTTTTAGTCGATAAATTATTAGGAGGACCAGGAATTCCCCTTGAAACATTAAGAACACCTACTGAACTGGAACTTGCAATATTAAGAAAAGAAGGATTATCTTTAATTAAAGCATTGAGTAAAGCATGGGCAACAATAGTTCCGTTTGATACAATACTCGAAAAAACAGAATTTAATCCGCAATTTGTTCAAATTGCAGCACCAAATGAAATGACAGTTTTAATTACATTATCTATTAACTTTAGAGATATACAGGGCTTTATTAATGTTTGTTGGCCATCTTCTCTTTTAGAGCCGATTAATGAAAAATTGACTACCAGATTGTGGTCACCCGATCGAAAAACCACGCAAAAACAGATTGAAAAATTGAAAAATTCTGTGTTAATGACCAAAGCAGATGTAAAAGCTATATTAGGTGAAACAACAATACAATTAGGCGATTTTATTAATATTGATGTAGGGGATGTAATAAGATTAAATGCATTTAATGATGAACCTATAAATATAACAATTCAAGACACACCTGTTTTTAAAGGTATTCCAGGTGTTCATAAAGGTCATTATGCTGTTAAAATTGAAAAAGAAGATCCAGAATTGCTTGAAAAAGTTTTAGTTGAAAGATATTTGAAAAGCTTGCAATAG
- the fliY gene encoding flagellar motor switch phosphatase FliY, which produces MSDEFLSQEELDALLQGLNQDETTSNQESTNTSSSQINSGATQVDPIILDLVGEVGNIAMGAGATTMSTLLKRKVDISSPTPLTLLKSEIKNQFSGKYVIISINYKDGLKGTNFFLFPAKISSVIADLMMGGTGENVPETFDDISISALAEAINQMMGASATSLSEFLNTKVDITPPQVEVLDFDDPNVSFPPELEGASETIIGIKFILKIQGLQEGEMWQFVPIDIANDIKDKVLAAQNVDVDKSQKTAQPQPQMQQQTVPQQMPMQQPMYPQQMPIQQPMYPQQMPMQQPMYPQQMPMQQPMYPQQMPMQQPMGYIPPEQQINVQPKSFNQISGSPIEPTENVDLEKLQLLFDVPLNVSVELGRRKYSLRDILNFHQGSMIQLDKLAGEPVDIYVNGRLIARGEVVVIDENFGVRITEIVSLEERLRALK; this is translated from the coding sequence ATGTCAGATGAATTTTTGTCTCAAGAAGAATTAGATGCATTATTGCAGGGATTAAATCAAGATGAAACAACGTCAAATCAAGAAAGTACAAATACCAGCTCTTCCCAAATAAACAGTGGAGCAACTCAAGTTGATCCAATTATATTAGATTTAGTTGGAGAAGTGGGAAATATTGCTATGGGAGCTGGAGCAACAACTATGTCTACGCTATTAAAAAGAAAAGTTGATATATCCAGTCCTACTCCGTTAACTTTATTAAAATCAGAAATAAAAAATCAATTCTCAGGGAAATACGTGATAATTTCAATAAATTACAAAGATGGTTTAAAAGGTACAAATTTTTTCCTGTTTCCTGCGAAAATTTCATCTGTAATAGCTGATCTCATGATGGGAGGAACAGGAGAAAATGTTCCAGAAACATTTGATGACATATCAATAAGCGCTTTAGCAGAAGCAATAAACCAGATGATGGGTGCTTCAGCAACATCTTTATCAGAATTTTTAAATACCAAGGTAGATATAACACCTCCGCAAGTAGAAGTTTTAGATTTTGACGATCCTAATGTGTCATTTCCGCCAGAATTAGAAGGAGCATCTGAAACCATAATAGGTATTAAATTTATTTTAAAAATTCAAGGACTGCAAGAAGGGGAAATGTGGCAATTTGTACCAATAGATATAGCAAATGATATAAAAGATAAAGTATTAGCCGCTCAAAATGTAGATGTTGATAAAAGTCAGAAAACTGCCCAGCCGCAACCACAGATGCAACAACAAACTGTACCACAACAAATGCCAATGCAACAACCGATGTACCCACAACAAATGCCAATACAACAACCGATGTACCCACAACAAATGCCAATGCAGCAACCGATGTACCCACAACAAATGCCAATGCAGCAACCGATGTACCCACAACAAATGCCAATGCAACAGCCAATGGGATATATTCCTCCAGAACAACAAATTAATGTTCAGCCAAAGTCATTTAATCAAATTTCAGGAAGTCCTATAGAACCTACTGAAAATGTTGATCTTGAAAAATTACAACTTTTATTTGACGTTCCACTAAATGTATCAGTAGAGCTTGGTAGAAGAAAATATTCTTTAAGAGATATTTTAAATTTTCATCAGGGTTCTATGATACAATTGGATAAACTTGCAGGTGAACCTGTGGATATATACGTAAATGGAAGGTTAATAGCCAGAGGGGAAGTTGTAGTTATAGACGAAAATTTTGGAGTTAGAATAACAGAAATAGTATCATTAGAAGAAAGGTTGAGAGCTTTAAAATGA
- a CDS encoding MBL fold metallo-hydrolase: protein MLEVIGNKILIFWFENFASNVTAIELNEEVILIDSSLYPEKLKKIIDLVQLRTKKTVKKVFLTHHHPDHSFGAIFYEKLEIILSEKTLMKLFEYDDDLLKKISEESEFDFSNLQKKLSKCKFNVFRKDNLNTSSKTVISGITLGGHTKDSTIYKIYPENIVITGDIIVSEIHSELNESNIDNWIKILEELKKQEINIIIPGHGRPGDKKLIDNQLNYLKTFKAHGKDALLKKFKDYKYPELLLNFQ, encoded by the coding sequence ATGTTAGAAGTGATTGGAAACAAAATACTGATTTTCTGGTTTGAAAACTTTGCAAGTAATGTTACAGCCATAGAGTTGAATGAAGAAGTTATTTTAATCGATTCCTCATTATATCCAGAAAAATTAAAAAAAATTATAGATTTGGTTCAATTGAGAACAAAAAAAACTGTAAAAAAGGTTTTTTTAACCCACCACCATCCAGATCATTCATTTGGTGCTATTTTTTATGAAAAACTTGAAATCATTTTATCTGAAAAAACTCTTATGAAACTTTTTGAATATGATGATGATTTATTAAAAAAAATCTCTGAAGAATCTGAATTTGATTTTTCTAATTTACAAAAAAAATTATCCAAATGTAAGTTTAATGTTTTTAGAAAAGATAATTTAAATACTTCTTCTAAAACAGTAATAAGTGGGATTACTTTAGGTGGACATACAAAAGATTCAACTATTTATAAAATTTATCCAGAGAATATTGTTATTACTGGTGATATTATAGTTTCTGAAATACATTCTGAATTAAACGAATCAAATATTGACAATTGGATTAAAATCTTAGAAGAATTAAAAAAACAGGAGATAAATATAATAATACCAGGTCATGGGAGACCTGGAGATAAAAAATTAATTGATAATCAGCTAAACTATTTGAAAACATTTAAAGCTCATGGAAAAGATGCCTTATTAAAGAAATTTAAAGATTATAAATATCCTGAATTACTTTTGAATTTCCAATAA
- a CDS encoding ABC transporter ATP-binding protein, translated as MFKIIKEFFKKNWWRYLIGIIFLLFIDYMQIFIPRKIGAIMDDLKTIEDMSVIKTSIYSILILAFSIMIGRFIWRFFIFGTSRLFEFKTANKIFSHILDQSYDFYDKWRTGDLMTRFTEDLNSVRMAMGPSIVMIIDTIFMSTITIIAMMKFVNTKLTILSLIPLPIIGLITLFFGGLIRKLFKNLQKTISDLSDHTEESYAGIHVVKVFSLENTMKKRFNERSQKYYDAQMKLIKTWGLMFPLIQFLASLSGILAIYFGGKMVINNEITFGQLVMFYSYIGMLVWPMMAVGWVVNVLQRGKASYQRLMEIMKSKSSVSEPDEINKNFEFKGHIKINNLNFKYPNTEKYALKNINMEIKPGEMVAFVGKIGSGKSTLPKLLLKFYPVENNTIFIDGMDINKIHSKIIRDNIAYVPQESFLFSMHIEDNISFAHPEEVEKSPEYAKLANVHEDIMELPGKYKTLVGERGVTLSGGQKQRVSIARALAKNAPFIILDDCLSAVDTETEEAIITNLRNNVVNKTMIVISHRLKAVRNADKIYVFDNGEIIEQGNHNELLSLESAYYGMYMKQLIEEKLEEE; from the coding sequence GTGTTCAAAATAATTAAAGAGTTTTTTAAAAAAAATTGGTGGAGGTATTTAATAGGCATAATATTTTTACTGTTTATTGATTATATGCAAATATTTATTCCAAGAAAAATTGGAGCAATAATGGATGATTTAAAAACAATAGAAGATATGAGTGTAATAAAAACGTCCATCTATTCAATTTTAATATTGGCATTTTCAATAATGATAGGCAGATTTATATGGCGTTTTTTTATATTTGGAACCTCGAGATTATTTGAATTTAAAACAGCCAATAAAATATTTTCGCACATATTAGATCAATCATATGATTTTTATGACAAATGGAGAACGGGGGACTTGATGACCAGATTTACAGAAGATTTAAATTCCGTAAGAATGGCAATGGGTCCGTCAATTGTAATGATAATCGATACGATTTTTATGTCAACAATAACGATAATTGCAATGATGAAATTTGTAAATACTAAATTAACAATATTATCATTAATTCCTTTACCCATAATAGGATTAATAACATTATTTTTTGGTGGTTTAATAAGGAAATTATTTAAAAACCTTCAAAAAACGATTTCAGATTTATCTGACCATACAGAAGAAAGCTATGCGGGAATACATGTAGTTAAAGTTTTTTCACTAGAAAATACAATGAAAAAACGATTTAATGAAAGGTCACAAAAATATTATGACGCTCAAATGAAATTAATAAAAACCTGGGGTTTGATGTTTCCGCTAATACAATTTTTAGCATCGCTTTCAGGAATTCTTGCAATATATTTTGGTGGAAAAATGGTAATAAATAATGAGATAACCTTTGGACAGTTAGTAATGTTTTATTCGTATATAGGAATGCTTGTTTGGCCAATGATGGCGGTAGGATGGGTTGTAAATGTGTTACAAAGAGGGAAAGCCTCTTATCAAAGATTGATGGAAATAATGAAATCAAAATCAAGTGTCTCAGAACCAGATGAAATAAATAAAAATTTTGAATTTAAAGGACATATAAAAATTAATAATTTAAATTTCAAATATCCAAATACGGAAAAATATGCTTTAAAAAATATTAACATGGAAATAAAACCAGGAGAAATGGTAGCATTTGTAGGTAAAATAGGTTCAGGTAAATCGACTCTTCCAAAATTATTATTGAAATTTTATCCAGTTGAAAATAATACAATTTTTATAGATGGAATGGATATAAATAAAATACATTCTAAAATTATTAGGGATAATATAGCCTATGTTCCTCAAGAATCATTTTTATTTTCAATGCATATAGAAGATAATATAAGTTTTGCACACCCTGAAGAAGTAGAAAAATCTCCTGAATATGCTAAATTAGCAAATGTTCATGAAGATATAATGGAATTACCAGGAAAATATAAAACATTAGTTGGTGAAAGAGGAGTTACTCTTTCTGGTGGGCAAAAGCAAAGGGTTTCTATAGCTAGAGCTTTAGCTAAAAACGCGCCATTTATCATATTAGATGATTGTTTATCTGCAGTAGATACCGAAACTGAAGAAGCAATAATAACAAATCTTAGAAATAATGTAGTTAATAAAACAATGATTGTTATATCGCACAGATTAAAAGCAGTTAGAAATGCTGATAAAATTTATGTTTTTGATAATGGTGAAATAATAGAACAAGGAAATCATAATGAATTATTATCATTAGAAAGTGCATATTATGGAATGTATATGAAACAACTAATTGAAGAAAAGTTGGAGGAGGAATAA
- a CDS encoding ABC transporter ATP-binding protein: MRTAHTDILKEENQRSVSNMKIFSMLWKYMKKYYVILIFSFSFLFLSTVVDLTIPTVMRYVIDNVINSTYKFKIENNEFISSPEGDYILKNIENKYYMTKGNEKIPVSNEFVNKIKEKSLNDITIYSLIIVSLFFGQLLFNYGQVIFSNLLGQKVIYDIRDELYTHILSVPLDFFTKNPTGKITTRTVNDTQNLSQFFTDVLTSLTKDVAIIVGVIIVMFKMNIKLSTYVILMFPLIMISTWIFGVLDKKIYSKTRTRISATNSFLAENISGANVTKAFNQEDRKRKEFYDLSHKLYKSRMQQIILNGLFRPFMNVMYYITISLLFWFGSKLFKQNIVSFGILVAFTSYIDMFFRPLFDIAEKYDILQNAFASAEKIFRLKELEQEDFGRGKYKEIKMGSIKFKNVSFAYEKENYILKNISFKIKEKDNIAIVGETGSGKTTIIKLINGLYRPQMGNIYIDEKDLNDYDLHALRRQIAVVPQDVFLFTGTILDNIRMFDDSVSEKEVIEAAKQVHAHEMIEKFPDKYYTKILERGSTLSAGERQLIALARAVVFKSKIIILDEATANIDVETEYLIQKAMENLIGKVTILSIAHRLSTIKTSRKILVVHKGKVVEEGSHNELMNKRGIYYDLYRLQYSNT; the protein is encoded by the coding sequence ATGCGAACAGCTCATACAGATATATTAAAAGAAGAAAATCAACGAAGTGTATCTAATATGAAAATATTTTCTATGTTGTGGAAATATATGAAAAAATATTATGTAATATTAATATTTTCTTTTTCATTTTTATTCCTATCCACTGTAGTAGATTTAACAATACCTACTGTGATGAGATATGTAATAGATAATGTGATAAATTCAACATATAAATTTAAAATAGAAAATAATGAATTCATTTCTTCACCGGAGGGGGATTATATATTAAAAAATATAGAAAATAAATACTATATGACAAAAGGTAATGAAAAAATACCAGTAAGCAATGAATTTGTTAATAAAATTAAAGAGAAATCATTAAACGATATTACAATATACTCGTTAATAATAGTTTCGCTTTTTTTTGGACAATTATTATTTAATTATGGGCAAGTGATATTTTCAAATTTATTAGGTCAAAAGGTTATTTATGATATAAGAGATGAATTATATACTCATATTCTTTCTGTTCCCTTGGATTTTTTTACAAAAAATCCTACTGGTAAAATTACAACAAGAACTGTAAATGATACCCAAAATCTTTCACAATTTTTCACAGATGTATTAACAAGTTTAACAAAAGATGTTGCAATTATAGTAGGAGTTATAATTGTCATGTTTAAAATGAATATTAAACTCTCAACATATGTAATATTAATGTTTCCTTTAATAATGATATCAACATGGATATTTGGCGTATTGGATAAAAAAATATACTCAAAAACACGAACGAGGATTTCAGCAACAAATTCTTTTCTTGCTGAAAACATATCTGGAGCCAATGTTACAAAAGCATTTAATCAGGAGGACAGAAAAAGAAAAGAATTTTATGATTTAAGCCATAAATTATATAAGTCAAGAATGCAGCAAATAATATTGAATGGTTTATTTCGACCATTTATGAACGTAATGTATTATATTACAATATCTCTTTTGTTCTGGTTCGGATCAAAATTATTTAAACAAAATATTGTATCTTTTGGAATACTGGTTGCTTTTACATCATATATAGATATGTTTTTTAGACCTTTATTTGATATTGCAGAAAAATATGATATATTACAAAATGCGTTTGCTTCAGCAGAAAAAATTTTCAGACTAAAAGAATTAGAACAAGAAGATTTTGGTAGAGGAAAATACAAAGAGATAAAAATGGGGAGTATAAAATTTAAAAATGTGTCGTTTGCATATGAAAAGGAGAATTATATATTAAAAAATATATCCTTTAAAATTAAAGAAAAGGATAATATAGCAATAGTAGGTGAAACAGGTTCTGGAAAAACCACTATAATTAAGTTAATAAATGGATTATATAGACCTCAAATGGGTAATATATATATAGATGAAAAAGATTTAAATGATTATGATTTACACGCATTAAGAAGGCAAATTGCTGTAGTTCCGCAAGATGTTTTTCTATTCACAGGGACAATATTAGATAATATCAGAATGTTCGATGATAGTGTAAGTGAAAAAGAAGTAATTGAAGCTGCAAAACAGGTTCATGCTCATGAAATGATTGAAAAATTTCCAGATAAATATTATACAAAAATTTTAGAAAGGGGAAGTACATTATCAGCTGGCGAAAGGCAATTAATAGCATTAGCAAGAGCAGTAGTGTTTAAATCAAAAATAATAATTTTAGATGAAGCTACAGCAAATATAGATGTAGAAACAGAGTATTTAATTCAAAAAGCAATGGAAAATCTGATAGGCAAAGTAACTATATTGTCAATAGCTCATAGATTATCGACAATAAAAACATCAAGAAAAATATTAGTTGTTCATAAAGGAAAAGTAGTTGAAGAGGGTTCTCATAATGAATTAATGAATAAAAGAGGAATTTATTATGATTTATATAGATTGCAATATAGCAATACATAA